The Planctomycetota bacterium genome has a segment encoding these proteins:
- a CDS encoding DUF4159 domain-containing protein, which yields MRKPIIHTRHDLTLGRNAEGLAGGMEAIRRLSRRRFLAAALGSVAGGMATGTAIADKAVTTGQFIFPRLQFSVYDNTPDIWNVHPVGDVNLRLKLRELTNINASQEPKVVRLDDFEDMVLNPFVFMTSEGYFKLNEKEERNLREFLERGGFILADDCVYAAREDRFFRTYNKLIDKLFPDNPLRKIPYDHEVFHIYYHFKDGCPHMQGVPHGAYGLFERGTGRLMTVSCPGDIHCGWVNRYWSDGRNLEAIKMGINIILYFLSH from the coding sequence ATGCGCAAACCGATCATCCACACGAGACATGACCTCACCCTCGGACGAAACGCGGAAGGTTTGGCCGGGGGCATGGAGGCCATTCGGCGACTCTCGCGCCGGCGGTTCCTCGCCGCGGCGCTCGGCAGCGTGGCAGGGGGAATGGCCACGGGGACCGCTATCGCCGACAAGGCGGTGACAACCGGGCAGTTCATCTTCCCGCGCCTCCAGTTCTCGGTCTACGACAACACGCCGGACATCTGGAACGTGCACCCTGTGGGCGACGTGAACCTGCGGCTGAAGCTCCGCGAGCTCACGAACATCAACGCGAGCCAGGAGCCGAAGGTCGTGCGCCTCGACGACTTCGAGGACATGGTGCTCAACCCCTTCGTCTTCATGACCTCCGAGGGCTACTTCAAGCTCAACGAGAAGGAGGAGCGGAACCTCCGCGAGTTTCTGGAGCGCGGCGGCTTCATCCTGGCCGACGACTGCGTCTACGCGGCCCGCGAAGACCGCTTCTTCCGCACCTACAACAAGCTGATTGACAAGCTCTTCCCCGACAACCCGTTGCGCAAGATCCCCTACGACCACGAGGTCTTCCACATCTACTACCATTTCAAGGACGGCTGCCCGCACATGCAGGGCGTGCCGCACGGCGCCTACGGCCTCTTCGAGCGCGGCACGGGCCGCCTCATGACCGTGAGCTGCCCCGGCGACATCCACTGCGGTTGGGTGAACCGCTACTGGAGCGACGGCCGCAACCTCGAAGCCATCAAGATGGGCATCAACATCATCCTCTACTTCCTCAGCCACTAG
- a CDS encoding glutamine amidotransferase, whose amino-acid sequence MNLFEALLKYPAHDYAVGRLVFLSRIPGEVRLFVLAGLVALAWGLYRRVAGRMPKRMNRLLLGLRVAGVALLMFLLGVPALRFRSPRPSGVFTAVMVDTSRSMSIEDIPTAKGNQSRLAAAQQVLLASGTPDDPGLLLTLERGSNVLAYAFDAQATRVGDVERLKAQGQQTNIFRSVRDVDSDLRSVPLAAVVMLTDGCRNTGGEPDEAARLLEARGTPLYIVGLGNPNPPRDYEVMQVFAPRRVRRNAEVEVYATVRHTDLAEPFEIRISRGDTPLVSKHVEPAKGTDLTSLRLAFTPDHEGTATYRLAVPAAEGESITDNNAREFTIQIQDDRLPVLYIEGSPRLEYRFLRRALFRDRDFRLVGLLRLASDRFYVQGASEAEAFLEKGFPETREQLFRFEAVLLGDIEASHFTVPQLELLEDFVRERGGGLLMLGGVNSFGLGKYAGTPVGKALPLEISPADPAYSEERFSAIVTPEGLKHPVMRLSPDPDANRRLWEKAPPLLGLTPVRGVKAGAQLLIASGDGRRPVLAVQNYGAGRVAAFTSGGSWYWQVSRPADDEFHEKFWKQLVRWLAVGAKEQLTLETDADIYARRSPVNIRATVLGRDLRPVNDAAVVAAVTDPFGNTEEVPMDWVLTQEGVYQARYVPNEEGEHQVAVRVEGWKDRSATAGFLVSEPLIEFTDAGLKEPLLRQMAATARGRYFTLAEARDVPKAVESAVSAARLAGVKPHDQEIWDAPFFFIALLAIMGSEWFLRRRSGLA is encoded by the coding sequence GTGAACCTGTTCGAAGCGCTCCTCAAGTACCCCGCTCACGACTACGCGGTCGGCCGGCTTGTGTTCCTCAGCCGCATTCCGGGCGAGGTGCGGCTGTTCGTGCTGGCGGGCCTCGTCGCCCTGGCATGGGGGTTGTACCGCAGAGTGGCCGGGCGCATGCCGAAGCGCATGAACCGCCTTCTCCTCGGCCTGCGCGTGGCCGGTGTGGCGCTCCTGATGTTCCTGCTGGGAGTCCCTGCCCTTCGCTTCCGCAGCCCCAGGCCGAGCGGGGTGTTCACGGCGGTGATGGTGGACACGTCGCGCTCGATGTCTATCGAGGACATTCCGACGGCGAAGGGCAACCAGAGCCGCCTCGCCGCCGCGCAGCAGGTGCTCCTCGCCAGCGGCACGCCCGACGACCCCGGCCTGCTCCTCACGCTCGAACGCGGCTCGAACGTGCTGGCGTATGCCTTCGATGCCCAGGCGACGCGGGTGGGCGACGTCGAACGCCTCAAAGCCCAGGGCCAGCAGACCAATATCTTCCGCTCGGTCCGGGACGTGGATTCGGACCTGCGCTCGGTGCCGCTGGCTGCCGTGGTGATGCTCACGGACGGCTGCCGGAACACGGGCGGCGAGCCCGACGAGGCGGCCCGCCTGCTCGAAGCGCGTGGCACGCCGCTCTACATCGTCGGCCTGGGGAACCCGAACCCGCCCAGGGACTACGAGGTCATGCAGGTGTTCGCCCCGCGCCGCGTGCGGCGGAACGCCGAAGTCGAGGTCTACGCCACCGTCCGCCACACCGATCTTGCGGAGCCGTTCGAGATTCGCATCAGCCGTGGCGACACGCCGCTTGTCTCGAAACACGTTGAGCCGGCCAAGGGCACCGACCTCACGAGCCTTCGCCTCGCCTTCACCCCCGACCACGAGGGCACGGCGACCTACCGGCTGGCTGTGCCTGCCGCGGAGGGCGAGAGCATCACCGACAACAACGCGCGCGAGTTCACGATCCAGATTCAGGACGATCGCCTGCCCGTGCTCTACATCGAGGGCAGCCCGAGGCTCGAGTACCGGTTCCTGCGCCGCGCGCTCTTCCGCGACCGCGACTTCCGCCTCGTGGGGCTCCTGCGGCTGGCGTCCGACCGCTTCTATGTGCAGGGCGCCAGCGAGGCCGAGGCGTTCCTCGAGAAAGGCTTTCCCGAAACCCGCGAGCAGCTCTTCCGTTTCGAGGCCGTCCTCCTGGGCGACATCGAGGCGAGCCATTTCACCGTGCCCCAGCTCGAACTGCTAGAGGACTTTGTGCGCGAGCGCGGCGGCGGCCTGCTGATGCTGGGCGGGGTCAACTCGTTCGGCCTCGGCAAGTACGCGGGCACCCCCGTGGGCAAGGCCCTGCCGCTCGAGATTTCGCCGGCCGACCCTGCCTACTCGGAGGAGCGCTTCAGCGCCATCGTGACGCCGGAGGGGCTGAAGCACCCGGTGATGCGCTTGTCGCCCGACCCCGATGCGAACCGCCGCCTGTGGGAGAAGGCCCCGCCGCTGCTTGGCCTCACGCCGGTGCGCGGGGTGAAGGCAGGCGCCCAGCTCCTCATCGCCAGCGGAGACGGCCGCCGGCCCGTCCTCGCCGTGCAGAACTACGGGGCGGGACGCGTCGCCGCCTTCACCTCGGGCGGGTCGTGGTACTGGCAGGTCTCGAGGCCGGCCGACGACGAGTTCCACGAGAAGTTCTGGAAGCAGCTCGTCCGCTGGCTCGCCGTGGGTGCCAAGGAACAACTGACACTGGAGACTGATGCCGACATCTACGCGCGGCGGAGCCCCGTGAATATCCGCGCGACCGTGCTGGGAAGGGACCTGCGCCCTGTCAACGACGCAGCGGTCGTGGCCGCTGTCACAGACCCCTTCGGCAACACGGAGGAGGTGCCGATGGACTGGGTGCTCACGCAGGAGGGAGTCTACCAGGCGCGCTACGTGCCGAACGAGGAGGGCGAGCACCAGGTGGCCGTTCGCGTCGAGGGCTGGAAAGACCGTTCGGCCACGGCCGGGTTCCTGGTGAGCGAGCCGCTGATCGAGTTCACCGACGCGGGGCTGAAGGAGCCGCTGCTGCGCCAGATGGCGGCGACGGCCAGAGGCCGCTATTTCACCTTGGCCGAGGCGCGCGATGTGCCCAAGGCCGTCGAGAGTGCCGTCAGTGCGGCCCGCCTGGCCGGCGTGAAGCCGCACGATCAGGAGATCTGGGACGCGCCGTTCTTTTTCATCGCGCTCTTGGCTATAATGGGGAGTGAGTGGTTCCTCCGACGCCGATCCGGTCTGGCTTGA
- a CDS encoding BatA domain-containing protein, whose protein sequence is MDFLNRYFLIGLLGAAVPILIHLLTRDRVRRVAFSTLRFFANVSRNVLRRKRIYEMILLAMRTAACALLAVAFARPFLASGDGGAGALFTPGTARAIVVDLSASMGREGLLTPLREEALTALNSLSEGSDAAALVTFADAPRVEAPFTRRLGEVRAKLEGIAPTHSGTRIAAAVQQADTLLRAVKARAKEVILISDLQRTGWTDFEGDWKLAPGVRLIVRPVQPKEGSGGVAIVEADTPQSVALSRTPRTLAARVANFSRAEARDVEVALSMGGKEVAAQKVSLRPGARMPVRFRHVFDTAGDNPGSIRIKADAAPTGGQEFWFNVRVIPRIPVPILNGRPTTSPMTDAAWFLAKALAPGDDAPFVARSLDAGKALPEELQDARVVILANVGEVAPAIHNALAALLQRGGGLLFLPGDRVDAETFNRSLGDLAPCKLRRIIAPAARADERAEIGIARVDYDHPIFEIFQRPHHGDLSTARFTQFWEVTDSQLSRVLARYDDGRPALLERSIEAGTSMMLTNPADLQWSNLPLRAIFLPLLHQAVRYLAVRTEGRTAFRVGERLPVPEGHTLRGPDGKPVAAADAIAARPGLYSVEANLPQASNPREVRPVFQFAVNCDPAEADPAAVEPQEIIAALERVQGEVVAGEEAAETARRPGREDEAGLWWYVLLAVAALSVGELALGSRATRH, encoded by the coding sequence ATGGATTTCCTGAACCGCTACTTCCTGATCGGCCTGCTGGGCGCGGCAGTGCCGATCCTCATCCACCTCCTGACGCGCGACCGCGTTCGGCGGGTGGCGTTCTCGACGTTGCGGTTCTTTGCGAACGTCTCGCGCAACGTGTTGCGACGCAAGCGAATCTACGAGATGATCCTGCTGGCCATGCGCACGGCGGCCTGCGCCCTGCTCGCTGTCGCGTTCGCGCGGCCGTTTCTCGCGTCGGGCGACGGCGGGGCCGGCGCCCTGTTCACGCCAGGCACGGCTCGAGCCATCGTTGTGGACCTCTCGGCCTCGATGGGCCGCGAGGGGCTGCTCACGCCCCTGCGCGAGGAGGCCCTCACCGCGCTCAACTCCCTGAGCGAAGGCAGCGACGCGGCGGCGCTCGTGACGTTCGCCGACGCGCCGCGCGTCGAGGCGCCCTTCACCCGCCGCCTGGGCGAGGTGCGGGCAAAGCTCGAGGGCATCGCGCCCACGCACAGCGGCACGCGCATCGCCGCGGCCGTTCAGCAGGCCGACACGCTGCTCCGCGCCGTCAAGGCCCGCGCCAAGGAGGTCATCCTCATCTCGGACCTTCAGCGGACCGGCTGGACCGACTTCGAGGGCGACTGGAAGCTGGCGCCCGGCGTGCGTCTCATCGTGCGGCCCGTGCAACCGAAGGAAGGCTCGGGCGGCGTGGCGATTGTGGAGGCCGACACGCCCCAGAGCGTGGCGCTGAGCCGCACGCCGCGCACCCTGGCCGCCCGCGTGGCCAACTTCTCGCGGGCCGAGGCGCGCGACGTCGAGGTCGCCCTTTCGATGGGGGGCAAGGAGGTCGCCGCGCAGAAGGTCAGCCTGCGCCCCGGGGCACGAATGCCGGTGCGCTTTCGCCACGTGTTCGACACGGCGGGCGACAACCCCGGCTCGATCCGCATCAAGGCTGATGCAGCCCCGACGGGAGGCCAGGAGTTCTGGTTCAACGTGCGGGTGATCCCGCGCATCCCCGTGCCGATCCTGAACGGGCGGCCGACCACGAGCCCGATGACCGATGCGGCGTGGTTTCTGGCGAAGGCCCTGGCGCCGGGCGACGACGCGCCCTTTGTGGCCAGGAGCCTGGACGCGGGGAAGGCGCTGCCCGAGGAATTGCAGGACGCCCGCGTGGTGATCCTAGCCAACGTGGGCGAGGTGGCGCCGGCCATCCACAACGCACTGGCCGCGCTGCTCCAGCGGGGCGGCGGCCTGCTCTTTCTGCCGGGCGACCGCGTGGACGCCGAGACGTTCAACCGCTCGCTCGGCGACCTGGCGCCCTGCAAGCTGCGGCGCATCATCGCCCCTGCCGCCCGCGCCGACGAGCGGGCAGAGATTGGCATCGCCCGGGTGGACTATGACCACCCGATCTTCGAGATCTTCCAGCGCCCGCATCACGGCGACCTCTCGACCGCGCGGTTCACCCAGTTCTGGGAGGTCACCGACTCGCAGCTCTCGCGCGTGCTCGCCCGGTACGACGATGGGCGTCCCGCGCTGCTTGAACGGTCGATCGAGGCGGGCACCTCGATGATGCTCACCAACCCCGCCGACCTCCAATGGAGCAATCTGCCCCTGCGGGCGATCTTCCTGCCGCTGCTTCACCAGGCAGTGCGCTACCTGGCCGTGCGCACGGAGGGCCGCACCGCCTTCCGCGTCGGCGAGCGCCTGCCGGTGCCCGAGGGCCACACCCTGCGAGGGCCGGACGGCAAGCCCGTGGCGGCGGCCGATGCCATTGCCGCGCGGCCTGGCCTCTACTCGGTCGAAGCGAACCTTCCACAGGCTTCGAACCCGCGGGAGGTTCGCCCCGTCTTCCAGTTCGCTGTGAACTGCGACCCTGCGGAGGCCGACCCGGCGGCTGTCGAGCCGCAGGAGATCATCGCCGCTCTGGAGCGCGTGCAGGGCGAGGTGGTCGCCGGCGAAGAGGCGGCCGAGACGGCCAGGCGGCCAGGTCGCGAGGACGAGGCGGGGTTGTGGTGGTATGTGCTCCTGGCCGTTGCGGCGCTCTCGGTGGGCGAGTTGGCCCTCGGGAGCCGCGCGACGCGCCATTAG
- a CDS encoding DUF58 domain-containing protein: MAKSPYLDFDVIARISNMQLLAKVVVEGFILGLHRSPYRGFSVEFAEYRQYTAGDEIKHIDWKVYGKTDRYYIKQFEEETNLTCHILLDSSGSMAYKSRETGLSKLQYGSCLAACLSYFMMRQRDATGLTVFDTKARLMLPPRTRQSHLHRILTELDHLAPGGETNVAGPLHDLAESLKRTGLIILISDLLDDPQKVLSALQHFRFKGHDIIVFQVMDDAELTFPFDTMTEFTDLETNEKLLVAPEGIKPVYMAELKRFLSSYEKGCADLKADYKLFDTRTPLELGLSEYLHRRSQMN, translated from the coding sequence ATGGCCAAGAGCCCGTATCTCGATTTCGACGTGATCGCGCGGATCAGCAACATGCAGCTCCTCGCGAAAGTGGTGGTCGAGGGATTCATCCTCGGCCTGCACCGCAGCCCCTATCGCGGCTTCTCCGTGGAGTTCGCCGAATACCGCCAGTACACGGCCGGCGACGAGATCAAACACATTGACTGGAAGGTCTACGGCAAGACCGACCGCTACTACATCAAGCAATTCGAGGAGGAGACGAACCTCACGTGCCACATCCTGCTCGACTCGTCGGGCTCGATGGCCTACAAGTCGCGGGAGACCGGCCTCTCGAAGCTCCAGTACGGCTCGTGCCTGGCCGCGTGCCTTTCCTATTTCATGATGCGGCAGCGCGACGCCACGGGCCTCACGGTGTTCGACACGAAGGCGCGGTTGATGCTGCCGCCGCGCACCCGCCAGTCGCACCTCCATCGCATTCTCACCGAACTCGACCACCTGGCGCCGGGCGGCGAGACCAACGTGGCCGGCCCGTTGCACGACCTGGCCGAGAGCCTCAAGCGCACCGGGCTCATCATCCTCATCTCCGACCTCCTCGACGACCCGCAGAAGGTGCTCTCGGCCCTCCAGCACTTCCGATTCAAAGGCCACGACATCATCGTGTTCCAGGTGATGGATGACGCGGAGCTGACCTTCCCCTTCGACACGATGACCGAGTTCACGGACCTGGAGACGAATGAGAAGCTACTCGTGGCCCCCGAGGGCATCAAGCCCGTCTACATGGCCGAGTTGAAGCGCTTTCTTTCCTCGTATGAGAAAGGCTGCGCCGACCTGAAGGCGGATTACAAGCTGTTCGACACCCGTACGCCGCTGGAACTCGGCTTGAGCGAGTACCTGCACCGGCGAAGCCAGATGAACTGA
- a CDS encoding AAA family ATPase: MATEATAAPAHAHLLATLCEGREKILREIRKVIIGQDAVVNDVVAAFFAGGHCLITGVPGLAKTLLISSLGRAMDLTFRRVQFTPDLMPADITGTEVLEEDRATGSRKLVFRPGPIFTNILLADEINRTPPKTQAALLEAMQEHQVTVSGSTYPLQEPFFVLATQNPIEQEGTYPLPEIQQDRFMFSLLIDYLPKAQEIEVIDATTSAAGAQPEVCMTGGELIEYQRLIRRIPVAEPVIAYAVSLAARSRPTEAGAPDFIRDYVSWGASIRASHYLVLGAKARAALAGRPHVSVQDVQSVAFPVLRHRIITNFRAESEGISSEEIIRRLLEAVSPPRSGL; the protein is encoded by the coding sequence ATGGCAACCGAAGCGACCGCGGCCCCCGCGCACGCCCACCTGCTGGCGACGCTCTGCGAAGGCCGCGAGAAAATCCTCCGCGAGATTCGCAAGGTGATCATCGGGCAGGACGCCGTGGTGAACGACGTGGTGGCCGCGTTCTTCGCCGGCGGGCACTGCCTGATCACCGGCGTGCCCGGCCTGGCCAAGACGCTGCTCATCTCGAGCCTCGGGCGGGCGATGGACCTCACCTTCCGCCGCGTGCAGTTCACGCCCGACCTGATGCCGGCCGACATCACGGGCACCGAGGTGTTGGAGGAGGATCGCGCGACCGGCAGCCGCAAGCTCGTCTTTCGCCCCGGCCCCATCTTCACCAATATCCTGCTGGCCGACGAGATCAACCGCACGCCGCCGAAGACCCAGGCGGCGCTGCTCGAAGCCATGCAGGAGCACCAGGTGACCGTGAGCGGCTCCACCTATCCGCTCCAGGAGCCGTTCTTCGTCCTGGCCACGCAGAACCCCATCGAGCAGGAGGGCACGTATCCGCTGCCCGAGATCCAGCAGGACCGCTTCATGTTCAGCCTGCTGATTGACTACCTGCCGAAGGCGCAGGAGATCGAGGTCATTGACGCCACGACGAGCGCCGCCGGGGCGCAGCCCGAGGTGTGCATGACCGGCGGCGAGTTGATCGAATACCAGCGTCTCATTCGCCGGATCCCCGTGGCCGAACCGGTGATCGCCTATGCCGTGTCGCTCGCCGCACGCAGCCGCCCGACCGAGGCGGGCGCGCCCGACTTCATTCGGGACTATGTTTCGTGGGGCGCCTCGATTCGAGCATCGCACTACCTGGTGCTGGGGGCCAAGGCGCGCGCCGCGCTCGCCGGCAGGCCCCACGTGTCGGTGCAGGACGTGCAGTCGGTCGCCTTCCCCGTCCTGCGCCACCGCATCATCACGAACTTCCGCGCGGAGTCCGAAGGCATCAGCTCCGAGGAGATCATCCGGCGGCTGCTGGAGGCCGTGTCGCCGCCGAGATCGGGGCTGTGA